In Lodderomyces elongisporus chromosome 1, complete sequence, a genomic segment contains:
- the ARG5,6 gene encoding Protein arg5,6, mitochondrial — protein MLKQAAVYNKSVARSNVVRSCVAKNSTSTRAVANSFLTKQHKSALAESTATTTTTTTRATKAFASSSNYTIAGNRNYSTKSTVIQLLNNIGSKREVEQYLKYFTSVSSQQFAVIKVGGAIITQQLDELASCLAFLYHVGLYPIVLHGTGPQINELLENEGVEPEYIDGIRITNPKTMAVVRKCFLEQNLRLVTALEKIGVHARPITAGVFQAEYLNKDKYDLVGKITGVNKSPVEAAISAGYLPILTSLAETESGQLLNVNADVAAGELAREFEPLKIVYLNEKGGIINGNTGEKVSIINLDEEYEDLMKESWVKYGTKLKIKEIHDLLQHLPRSSSVAIIDVDDLQKELFTDSGAGTLIRRGYKLINRNSLQEFGNPDLLRTALLRDPEIKAGKLSVASYLKFLESVKFKSYGDEPLEVLAIVLNEDGKIPKLDKFLSSKTGWLNNVTDNIFNSIKKDFKSLCWIVDENDANLAWYFSKSDGSFAKNGQILFWYGLKTPEAAELIKEFDHSAVGSSLSSGTDSGVFSSNQQKRGFHYATRRTFATAATNPNPPLREGKSQEKKKVALIGARGYTGQNLIKLIDNHPYLEISHVSSRELEGQKLKGYNKDNIIYSNLQPEDIKQLEENGEVDVWVMALPNGVCKPFVDIIDSVNNPKSTIVDLSADYRFDTTGQWTYGLPELNDRTTIANAKKISNPGCYATAAQVAIAPLLEYIEGGAKPSVFGVSGYSGAGTKPSPKNDINVLSNNLIPYSLTDHVHEREISSQLKQQVDFTPHVAQWFQGISHTINIPIKKGSLTSREIRNIYQDRYQGEQLITISGEAPLVKDISGKHGVVIGGFAVNSNEDRVVIVATIDNLLKGAATQCLQNINLSQGFGEYEGIPDDTVIRG, from the coding sequence ATGTTGAAGCAGGCCGCAGTATACAACAAGTCGGTCGCTAGATCCAATGTTGTACGTTCTTGTGTAGCGAAAAACTCAACATCTACTAGAGCTGTTGCTAATAGCTTCTTAACCAAACAACACAAGTCAGCATTAGCAGaatcaacagcaacaacaacaacaacaacaacaagagcaacaaAAGCATTCGCCTCATCATCCAATTACACCATAGCAGGCAATCGCAACTACTCAACAAAATCCACTGTTATCCAGTTGCTCAATAATATTGGTTCGAAACGAGAAGTTGAACAATATTTAAAGTATTTCACGTCGGTTAGCTCGCAACAATTTGCAGTTATCAAGGTTGGTGGTGCAATTATTACTCAACAATTGGACGAATTGGCATCCTGTTTGGCATTTTTGTACCATGTTGGCTTGTACCCAATTGTTTTGCACGGAACTGGTCCGCAAATCAATGAATTATTGGAAAATGAAGGTGTTGAGCCAGAGTATATCGATGGTATCAGAATCACAAACCCCAAGACAATGGCTGTTGTTCGTAAATGTTTCCTTGAACAAAATTTGAGATTGGTTACCGctttggaaaaaattggTGTTCATGCTCGTCCAATCACTGCTGGCGTTTTTCAAGCAGAATATTTGAACAAGGACAAGTACGACTTGGTTGGTAAAATCACCGGAGTCAACAAGTCACCAGTTGAAGCAGCAATCTCTGCTGGTTACTTGCCCATTTTGACTAGTTTGGCAGAAACAGAAAGCGGTCAATTGTTGAATGTCAATGCCGATGTTGCTGCAGGCGAGTTGGCTCGTGAATTTGAACCTTTGAAAATTGTTTActtaaatgaaaaaggtGGTATCATTAATGGAAACACTGGTGAAAAGGTCTCCATAATCAATTTGGATGAAGAGTATGAAGATTTGATGAAGGAGAGCTGGGTCAAATACGGAACCAAGTTGAAGATTAAGGAGATTCACGATTTATTGCAACACTTGCCAAGATCATCTTCGGTGGCAATCATTGATGTTGACGatttacaaaaagaattgtttACCGACTCGGGTGCAGGTACTTTAATCAGAAGAGGTTACAAATTGATCAACAGAAATTCATTGCAAGAATTTGGTAACCCAGATTTGTTGAGAACAGCTTTATTGAGAGACCCAGAGATCAAGGCTGGCAAATTATCCGTTGCTTCATATTTGAAGTTTTTGGAATCGGTTAAGTTCAAAAGCTATGGAGACGAGCCATTGGAAGTGTTGGCCATTGTGTTGAACGAAGATGGCAAAATCCCCAAGTTGGACAAATTCTTGTCATCCAAGACAGGTTGGTTGAACAATGTTACTGACAATATTTTTAACTCTATCAAGAAAGACTTTAAATCGTTATGCTggattgttgatgaaaacgATGCAAATTTGGCATGGtacttttccaaatccGATGGATCATTTGCCAAAAACGGCCAAATCTTATTCTGGTACGGCTTAAAAACACCCGAAGCTGCTGAATTGATCAAGGAGTTTGACCATTCTGCTGTTGGCTCTTCCCTTTCATCAGGTACTGATTCTGGCGTTTTTTCGTCAAACCAGCAAAAGAGAGGATTCCATTATGCTACCAGAAGAACCTTTGCCACTGCTGCTACAAACCCCAACCCGCCATTGAGAGAGGGTAAGAgccaagaaaaaaagaaggttgCCTTGATTGGGGCTAGAGGATACACTGGCCAAAACTTGATCAAATTGATTGATAATCATCCATATTTGGAAATCTCGCATGTCTCATCCCGTGAACTTGAAGGCCAAAAGCTTAAAGGTTACAATAAGGACaatattatttattcaaaCTTACAACCTGAGGACATTAAACAATTGGAGGAAAACGGCGAGGTGGATGTATGGGTGATGGCATTACCAAATGGTGTTTGTAAGCCATTTGTTGACATTATCGATTCCGTGAATAATCCCAAATCAACAATCGTTGATTTATCAGCCGATTATCGTTTTGATACAACAGGACAATGGACTTATGGTTTACCAGAATTGAATGATCGTACTACTATTGccaatgcaaaaaaaatctcCAACCCCGGATGTTATGCGACTGCCGCACAAGTAGCTATTGCTCCATTGCTTGAATATATAGAAGGTGGGGCAAAGCCAAGTGTGTTTGGTGTTTCAGGTTACTCGGGAGCAGGTACTAAACCATCACCCAAAAATGACATCAATGTGCTTTCTAACAACTTGATTCCATACTCATTAACAGATCATGTTCATGAACGTGAAATCTCATCTCAGTTGAAGCAACAAGTTGATTTTACCCCACACGTTGCACAATGGTTCCAAGGTATTTCACACACAATTAATATTCCAATCAAAAAAGGCTCCCTCACATCAAGAGAGATCAGAAACATCTACCAAGATAGATACCAAGGAGAACAATTGATTACAATAAGCGGAGAAGCTCCTTTGGTAAAAGACATCAGTGGCAAGCACGGAGTGGTTATTGGTGGGTTTGCAGTTAATTCAAACGAAGACAGAGTGGTTATTGTTGCCACAATCgacaatttgttgaaagGTGCCGCGACCCAATGCTTGCAGAACATCAATTTGTCGCAAGGTTTTGGCGAGTACGAAGGTATTCCTGATGACACGGTGATCAGAGGTTAA
- the MSO1 gene encoding Putative component of the secretory vesicle docking complex, which produces MQHSNTGGGFFSKIKENYSSKFANLSLAGGNIEKDGATEDDTLIHRSFVKYYESKGLAYPEWLGVKTFESQNHNQPTQYGRSSNYNSKLAANSNGPQNGRTHAYRNHSAQSYADSEFQPVRQDNLFNNSYSQRSLNSSSQSQMQSQHGLGQAQSTQPQSDLSRGSSRSSAPSVQRSSSRLQDMYNKSRQQSATSGYSSARYSR; this is translated from the coding sequence ATGCAGCACTCAAATACCGGAGGAGGCTTTTTCTCCAAGATCAAGGAGAATTATAGTTCAAAGTTTGCTAATCTTTCGCTTGCTGGTGGAAACATTGAGAAAGATGGTGCTACTGAAGATGATACTCTTATTCACCGCTCATTTGTCAAATATTACGAATCGAAAGGCTTGGCATACCCTGAGTGGCTTGGGGTCAAAACCTTTGAGCTGCAAAACCATAACCAACCAACTCAGTATGGAAGATCGCTGAACTATAATTCGAAATTGGCGGCAAATTCAAATGGACCACAGAATGGACGAACACATGCATATAGGAACCATTCTGCACAAAGCTATGCGGATTCAGAGTTCCAGCCAGTTAGACAAGACAACCTTTTTAACAATAGCTATTCGCAAAGGAGCCTTAATCTGCTGCTGCAGCTGCAGATGCAGCTGCAACACGGGTTGGGACAAGCTCAATCTACACAGCCACAATCGGATTTGAGTAGAGGAAGTAGTAGGTCAAGCGCACCATCAGTTCAACGAAGTTCGAGTAGATTACAGGATATGTATAATAAATCTAGACAACAATCAGCTACATCGGGTTATTCATCTGCAAGATATAGTCGGTGA